In a single window of the Motilibacter peucedani genome:
- the lexA gene encoding transcriptional repressor LexA — MVATSRGGPVGVREIPDGPADASGLTPRQRKVLEVIRDAVERRGYPPSVREIGESVGLTSPSSVAHQLGVLEKKGYLRRDPNRPRAIEVLPPEAPEETYDPTAEDDERPAPSYVPLVGRIAAGGPILAEQAIEDVFPLPRRLVGDGQLFLLEVRGDSMVDAAICDGDWVVVRQQPVADQGEIVAAMIDGEATVKTYQRRDGHVWLMPHNEAYEPILGDEATILGRIVAVLRKV; from the coding sequence GTGGTCGCGACCAGCCGAGGAGGCCCAGTGGGCGTGCGCGAGATCCCTGACGGCCCTGCGGACGCGTCGGGGCTGACCCCCCGGCAGCGCAAGGTGCTCGAGGTGATCCGGGACGCTGTCGAGCGGCGCGGCTACCCCCCCAGCGTGCGCGAGATCGGGGAGTCCGTCGGCCTCACCAGCCCGAGCAGCGTCGCCCACCAGCTGGGCGTCCTGGAGAAGAAGGGCTACCTCCGGCGCGACCCGAACCGCCCGCGGGCCATCGAGGTCCTGCCGCCGGAGGCGCCCGAGGAGACCTACGACCCCACGGCCGAGGACGACGAGCGGCCGGCGCCGAGCTACGTCCCACTCGTGGGCCGCATCGCGGCCGGCGGGCCGATCCTGGCCGAGCAGGCGATCGAGGACGTGTTCCCGCTCCCCCGGCGCCTGGTCGGCGACGGGCAGCTGTTCCTGCTCGAGGTGCGCGGCGACTCGATGGTCGACGCGGCGATCTGCGACGGCGACTGGGTGGTGGTGCGCCAGCAGCCCGTGGCCGACCAGGGCGAGATCGTGGCCGCCATGATCGACGGCGAGGCGACGGTCAAGACCTACCAGCGGCGCGACGGGCACGTCTGGCTTATGCCGCACAACGAGGCCTACGAGCCCATCCTGGGCGACGAAGCGACGATCCTGGGACGGATCGTGGCGGTGCTGCGCAAGGTCTAG
- a CDS encoding LysM peptidoglycan-binding domain-containing protein produces the protein MSSATLERHLTLVRQPSAPPARRASRVRLTRRGRVLVLLVCALAALLALGWGAQGVRASISSDGPATAYVSVEPGDTLWGIAERVAPSDDPRDVVARIEDLNDLPSAVVRAGQLLVVPAA, from the coding sequence ATGAGCAGCGCCACCCTCGAGCGACACCTGACCCTCGTGCGCCAGCCGAGCGCGCCTCCGGCTCGTCGGGCCAGCCGCGTGCGCCTGACGCGCCGCGGGCGCGTGCTCGTCCTCCTCGTCTGCGCGCTGGCGGCCCTCCTCGCGCTCGGCTGGGGCGCGCAGGGCGTCCGGGCCTCGATCTCCTCCGACGGGCCGGCGACGGCCTACGTCTCCGTGGAGCCGGGTGACACGCTCTGGGGCATCGCGGAGCGCGTCGCCCCCTCCGACGACCCGCGCGACGTGGTGGCCCGCATCGAGGACCTCAACGACCTGCCGAGCGCCGTCGTGCGAGCGGGACAGCTCCTGGTGGTC